Proteins from a genomic interval of Paenibacillus sp. RC334:
- a CDS encoding glycoside-pentoside-hexuronide (GPH):cation symporter gives MERELTTRQLIGDALGQFSLNAVTMLMSLLMFFYTEVVGVSAGLIGTILLLTKVIDSAADIGMGYIVDRTRSKHGQARPWLLWMTIPMFVLTVLVFIVPNISDGGKIAYIVITNLLFYICVITPTSIPYASLMALTTRSNEDRSIMGLFRAVASFVSGGVVTIAFIPVVNMLGGGQKEWIFLASVIALISSVGIFIAYKSTREKYNTEQLKEEGEIKKTLSLLTGAKLLFSNKYWLVTFLVGFFTNISFGMASSSGMYYAKYIWGNVNLVGILGAITLLLNLFVFAISVPIIKRWGQRNTAVVGLIVGIVGSVVRIIDPHSITIGVIGSALQSFAMIPLMVVMMPLITSTIEYGEWKHGQRIVGLTNSINSLGNKVGTALGTALIGWLLAWGHFQEGAAVQTESANSIIIVMGIYVPLVLYIIMAVLLCFYSLEKQYTRILDDLSKRRSPIE, from the coding sequence ATGGAACGAGAGCTAACAACCAGACAGTTGATTGGAGATGCTTTAGGACAATTTTCATTAAATGCTGTGACGATGTTGATGTCATTATTGATGTTCTTTTACACGGAAGTTGTAGGTGTTTCGGCAGGTCTTATCGGGACAATACTGTTATTAACCAAGGTCATTGACTCCGCAGCCGATATCGGTATGGGTTACATCGTGGACAGAACTCGCTCCAAGCATGGTCAAGCACGTCCTTGGCTATTATGGATGACCATTCCGATGTTCGTATTGACTGTACTGGTGTTCATTGTACCTAATATAAGCGACGGCGGGAAAATAGCATACATCGTTATAACGAATCTATTATTCTATATTTGTGTGATTACTCCGACTTCAATCCCTTATGCAAGTTTAATGGCATTAACAACGAGAAGCAATGAGGATCGCTCTATAATGGGCTTATTTCGGGCCGTCGCCTCATTTGTTTCGGGTGGTGTTGTCACAATTGCCTTTATTCCTGTAGTTAATATGTTAGGTGGAGGGCAAAAAGAATGGATCTTTTTAGCTTCGGTAATAGCATTAATTTCATCTGTCGGAATTTTTATTGCCTATAAATCTACGAGGGAAAAATATAACACGGAACAATTAAAGGAAGAAGGGGAGATCAAGAAGACCCTTTCTCTACTGACAGGTGCAAAATTACTTTTTTCAAACAAATATTGGCTGGTCACTTTTTTGGTAGGATTCTTCACTAATATCTCATTTGGCATGGCTAGCTCATCTGGTATGTACTATGCCAAATACATCTGGGGTAATGTGAATTTAGTGGGAATCCTGGGTGCAATAACGCTTCTCCTAAATCTTTTTGTGTTTGCCATTTCCGTCCCTATTATTAAACGTTGGGGTCAACGGAATACAGCTGTCGTCGGATTAATTGTAGGTATTGTAGGTAGCGTAGTTCGTATCATTGATCCACACAGCATTACGATTGGTGTCATTGGATCTGCGTTGCAATCGTTCGCCATGATTCCCTTGATGGTCGTCATGATGCCGCTTATAACCAGTACGATTGAATATGGAGAATGGAAGCATGGTCAACGGATCGTTGGATTAACCAATAGTATTAATTCTCTGGGCAATAAGGTAGGTACGGCCCTTGGAACTGCGCTTATCGGCTGGCTTCTAGCCTGGGGACATTTTCAAGAAGGAGCAGCTGTGCAAACGGAGTCAGCAAATTCTATAATTATAGTTATGGGTATCTATGTTCCGCTTGTATTGTATATAATTATG